DNA sequence from the Algiphilus sp. genome:
AGCTTCTGCGCCGCCACCGAGCCCGACGAGTAGACGTAGAGGGCCAGCCGGCGCTCGTGCCAGCGGCGCAGCCACGGTGCCGTGTCCGGATAGACGTGGCCCTGCAGGCTGCCGTCGGCGTAGCCCTGCGCCCAGATCATGCCCTGCAGGGCCTTCAGCGGCGTCGCCTTGCGGTCGGCATCCATCCAGCGCAGCAGCTCGTCGGCGACCGCATCCGGCTCGGCGGCACAGCCGCTCTCGGCGACCACCGCCGCGATCTGTTCGGCGACGTCACTGTCCGCGGCACGGGCGCGCAGGAAGGTCCGCATGCGCTCGCGGGCGTACGGGAAAAGGGTGTCGTGGACGAAGGCTATGGAGGTTGTGGTGCCTTCGATATCCGTCACGATGGCTTGAATCATTGGCGCTTCCGTTGCCTTCCGTGGCACGTGGTCCCGGCCCGGCCTTCCCTG
Encoded proteins:
- the mtnC gene encoding acireductone synthase, with the protein product MIQAIVTDIEGTTTSIAFVHDTLFPYARERMRTFLRARAADSDVAEQIAAVVAESGCAAEPDAVADELLRWMDADRKATPLKALQGMIWAQGYADGSLQGHVYPDTAPWLRRWHERRLALYVYSSGSVAAQKLIFGHSLDGDLTPLFSGYFDTRIGGKKDPEAYAAITRELDRPAGAILFLSDVGAELDAAAAAGMQTCQLLRDDTAVPAPAHVQAGSFAEVDERFRLS